In a single window of the Rhodamnia argentea isolate NSW1041297 chromosome 2, ASM2092103v1, whole genome shotgun sequence genome:
- the LOC115752664 gene encoding V-type proton ATPase catalytic subunit A-like yields the protein MPSAYGSRLTTFEDSEKEAEYGYVRKVSGPVVVADGMAGAAMYELVRVGHDNLIGEIIRLEGDSATIQVYEETAGLMVNDPVLRTHKPLSVELGPGILGNIFDGIQRPLRTIAKISGDVYIPRGVSVPALDKDILWEFQPKKIGEGDLLTAGDLYATVFENSLMQHHIALPPDSMGKITYIAPPGQYSLKDTVLELEFQGVKKQFTMLQTWPVRTPRPVASKLAADTPLLTGQRVLDALFPSVLGGTCAIPGAFGCGKTVISQALSKYSNSDTVVYVGCGERGNEMAEVLMDFPQLTMTLPDGREESVMKRTTLVANTSNMPVAAREASIYTGITIAEYFRDMGYNVSMMADSTSRWAEALREISGRLAEMPADSGYPAYLAARLASFYERAGKVKCLGAPERTGSVTIVGAVSPPGGDFSDPVTSATLSIVQVFWGLDKKLAQRKHFPSVNWLISYSKYSSALESFYEHFDPDFINIRTKAREVLQREDDLNEIVQLVGKDALAEADKITLETAKLLREDYLAQNAFTPYDKYCPFYKSVWMMRNIIHFYNLANQAVERAAGMDGQKITYSLVKHRLGDLFYRLVSQKFEDPAEGEEALVAKFKKLHEDLTAGFRNLEDEMR from the exons ATGCCTTCCGCCTACGGATCTCGTCTCACGACGTTCGAGGACTCCGAAAAGGAGGCCGAGTACGGATATGTCCGAAAG GTATCGGGTCCTGTGGTGGTGGCCGATGGCATGGCTGGGGCGGCCATGTATGAGTTAGTTCGCGTTGGTCATGATAATCTCATTGGTGAAATCATTCGTCTGGAGGGAGATTCTGCGACTATCCAAG TTTATGAAGAAACAGCTGGATTGATGGTCAATGACCCTGTTCTGAGGACGCATAAG CCTCTGTCAGTGGAGTTGGGTCCTGGAATCTTGGGAAACATTTTCGACGGCATTCAG AGACCCTTGAGAACTATTGCCAAAATATCTGGTGACGTCTATATTCCTCGTGGTGTATCTGTTCCTGCATTAGACAAAGACATACTCTGGGAGTTTCAGCCTAAAAAGATCG GTGAAGGTGATCTTTTAACTGCAGGAGACCTATATGCT ACTGTCTTCGAGAATAGTTTAATGCAACATCATATTGCGCTGCCTCCTGACTCCATGGGAAAAATCACTTACATTGCACCACCTGGTCAATATTCGTTGAAG GATACAGTGCTAGAACTTGAGTTTCAAGGTGTCAAAAAGCAATTCACCATGCTACAG ACTTGGCCAGTTCGTACACCTAGACCAGTTGCATCAAAGCTGGCTGCTGATACTCCATTGCTCACTGGTCAG CGTGTGCTTGATGCACTTTTTCCTTCTGTTCTTGGTGGAACTTGTGCCATTCCTGGAGCGTTTGGCTGTGGGAAAACTGTGATTAGTCAAGCTCTTTCGAAG TATTCCAACTCTGATACTGTGGTATATGTTGGTTGTGGAGAACGAGGAAATGAAATGGCAGAG GTTCTTATGGATTTTCCTCAACTAACAATGACATTGCCTGATGGTCGCGAAGAATCTGTCATGAAGCGTACTACGCTGGTAGCCAATACATCTAATATGCCTGTGGCAGCTCGGGAGGCATCAATTTATACTG GTATTACTATTGCCGAATACTTCAGGGATATGGGCTACAACGTCAGCATGATGGCAGATTCGACATCTCGTTGGGCAGAAGCGCTTCGTGAAATCTCTGGACGGCTG GCAGAAATGCCTGCTGATAGCGGGTATCCTGCTTATCTAGCGGCGCGTTTAGCATCCTTTTATGAACGAGCTGGGAAGGTGAAATGTTTGGGTGCGCCAGAGCGGACAGGCAGTGTCACTATTGTTGGTGCCGTTTCTCCCCCTGGAGGAGATTTTTCAGATCCCGTGACATCTGCAACCCTTAGCATTGTCCAG GTCTTCTGGGGTCTGGATAAGAAACTTGCCcagagaaaacattttccttctgTGAATTGGCTCATTTCTTACTCAAAGTATTCATCG GCATTGGAATCATTCTACGAGCATTTTGATCCAGATTTTATCAACATCAGGACAAAGGCTCGTGAGGTGCTTCAGAGAGAAGATGATTTGAACGAAATTGTGCAG CTCGTGGGCAAAGATGCTTTAGCAGAAGCAGATAAAATTACGCTGGAAACTGCAAAGCTCTTGAGGGAGGATTATCTTGCTCAAAATGCTTTTACTCC GTATGATAAATATTGCCCCTTTTACAAGTCCGTTTGGATGATGCGCAATATCATCCATTTCTATAATTTGGCCAACCAG GCTGTGGAGAGAGCTGCTGGTATGGATGGTCAGAAGATAACTTACAGCCTTGTCAAGCATCGGCTGGGAGATCTCTTCTACCGTTTGGT GTCCCAGAAATTTGAGGATCCAGCTGAAGGAGAAGAAGCTCTGGTTGCGAAATTCAAGAAGCTACATGAGGATCTAACAGCTGGTTTCCGCAATCTAGAGGATGAAATGCGCTGA
- the LOC115752667 gene encoding protein FAM32A-like isoform X1 has translation MSGYESVVGGKLKLKGKALDVKAGGVKKKKKKPKHQQHQDPISEVIESELPAAGDDGAALSNEPKEGDVNDESKLSEEGNAAPYDHQLTPSEKRYIEQREQIDVKRLAKTANKSHRDRIQDFNQYLANMSEHYDIPKVGPG, from the exons ATGTCGGGTTATGAGAGTGTCGTGGGAGGGAAGTTGAAGCTGAAAGGGAAAGCTTTGGATGTGAAGGCTGGaggagtgaagaagaagaagaagaagccaaagcACCAGCAGCATCAGGACCCCATCTCCGAGGTCATCGAATCCGAGCTCCCCGCCGCTG GGGATGACGGTGCAGCGCTGTCGAATGAACCTAAGGAAGGGGATGTAAATGATGAGAGCAAGTTGAGTGAAGAAGGCAACGCTGCTCCGTACGATCATCAGCTGACGCCCTCTGAAAAGCGATACATAGAGCAGAGGGAGCAGATCGATGTCAAGAGGCTGGCAAAGACAGCTAACAAGTCTCACCGCGACAGGATACAGGATTTCAACCAGTACCTCGCCAACATGAGCGAACATTACGACATCCCGAAAGTTGGCCCAGGATAA
- the LOC115752674 gene encoding pumilio homolog 5 isoform X2 has translation MATEIPMRMVENGGARKCPSSRDHTTFRPPLKTTAAEELGSILRGHRVQGSEMGTMPNRSGSAPPSMEGSFAAIANLLARNNVNMDETLANLGSAIEDSEIEEKLRSDPAYVAYYCSHVNLNPRLPPPLISRENRRLVSHIGGLGNSWRLTSLDDSGNGSLHLSRGSLFTHNEEPEDEKSLSQNIEFGVESRIHMPIQNVVSSSGRHKSLVDLIQEIELISNGETLHTPFASSPNVGEKFSTIHEDGTMKEINVGNEASIRGLDISGTDESNLKNAEEHAYRRSTPLQPASILNGTQHRGPVVHGQGSYQHPPARMERYAFGHPRSTHVEGQSTMHSPGLTPPLYTAASYINSNTFYPNLQMPGMFAPQYNMGGYALGSAVLPPYMAAYSPHSGFSLSAPALNGRGSGVSTGQGISNVGDAPHMNKMYGQYGLTFQPPFADPLPMSYFHHPLEDAYGAPSHFGHFSRGGVGGSMDSFASQNDVAFTSHLADQKLEFQPNGSLNIPSPRSSNFYGSPRGVVAISQFPGSPLASPILPSSPIGGMSHLGRRNDVRFSQGSSRNGGIYSGWQGQRGVNGFDDAKRNTFLEELKSSNARKFELSDIVGRIVEFSVDQHGSRFIQQKLENCSFEDKAAVFSEVLPHASKLMTDVFGNYVIQKFFEHGRPEQRKELADQLTGQMLQLSLQMYGCRVIQKALEVIELDQKTILVEELDGQVMRCVRDQNGNHVIQKCIERVPTERIGFIISAFRGQVATLSTHPYGCRVIQRVLEHCCDEGQSQCIVDEILDSAYLLAQDQYGNYVTQHVLERGKPQERSQIISKLTGNIVPLSQHKYASNVVEKCLEHGDAAERELLVEEIIGQSEENDNLLAMMKDQYANYVVQKILEVSNDKHREVLLSRIKVHLHALKKYTYGKHIVARFEQLSVEDGQALEPSSS, from the exons ATGGCTACTGAAATCCCTATGAGGATGGTGGAAAATGGTGGGGCTAGAAAGTGCCCTTCTTCTAGGGATCATACGACTTTCAGACCTCCACTGAAGACCACGGCAGCGGAGGAATTAGGTTCTATTTTACGTGGGCATAGAGTACAGGGAAGTGAGATGGGAACTATGCCTAATCGAAGTGGTAGTGCACCACCTAGTATGGAGGGTTCATTTGCAGCTATTGCTAACCTTTTGGCGCGAAATAATGTGAATATGGATGAGACTTTGGCCAATCTTGGCAGCGCTATTGAAGATTCTGAGATTGAGGAAAAATTACGCTCTGACCCAGCATATGTTGCTTACTATTGCTCTCATGTTAATCTTAACCCTAGGCTCCCTCCACCTCTCATTTCAAGGGAAAACCGACGCCTGGTAAGCCATATTGGTGGCCTTGGAAATAGTTGGAGATTAACTTCCTTGGATGACAGTGGCAATGGATCTTTGCATCTGTCTAGAGGTTCCCTGTTTACTCATAATGAGGAGCCTGAAGATGAAAAGTCACTCTCACAAAATATTGAATTTGGGGTAGAAAGTAGAATTCATATGCCCATACAGAATGTGGTTTCTTCATCAGGTCGTCACAAGAGTCTGGTTGATTTGATACAG GAGATTGAGTTGATATCCAATGGTGAGACATTACATACTCCTTTTGCAAGTTCACCAAATGTTGGAGAGAAATTTTCGACCATACATGAAGATGGAACCATGAAAGAAATTAATGTAGGAAATGAGGCATCCATTAGGGGGTTGGATATTTCTGGAACAGATGAGAGTAATCTTAAGAATGCAGAAGAACATGCCTATAGGAGGAGCACTCCTTTGCAGCCTGCATCCATACTAAATGGCACTCAGCATCGAGGTCCAGTTGTTCATGGACAGGGGAGTTATCAACATCCACCGGCCCGAATGGAGAGATATGCTTTTGGGCACCCTAGGTCCACTCATGTTGAGGGACAATCAACGATGCACTCACCTGGGCTCACACCTCCATTATATACAGCGGCATCATATATCAATTCCAATACGTTTTATCCTAATCTTCAGATGCCAGGTATGTTTGCTCCACAGTATAATATGGGTGGCTATGCCCTGGGTTCTGCAGTTCTTCCTCCATATATGGCTGCATACTCTCCGCATAGTGGCTTTTCCTTGTCGGCTCCAGCCTTAAATGGTCGAGGAAGTGGGGTGTCCACAGGACAAGGAATCTCAAATGTAGGTGATGCACCTCATATGAACAAGATGTATGGACAGTATGGTTTGACATTTCAACCACCCTTTGCGGATCCTCTCCCAATGTCTTATTTTCATCATCCGCTTGAAGATGCTTACGGTGCTCCATCTCACTTTGGTCATTTTTCTAGAGGTGGTGTTGGGGGTTCTATGGATTCATTTGCATCTCAAAATGATGTAGCCTTTACATCGCATTTAGCAGATCAGAAGCTAGAGTTTCAACCTAATGGGAGTTTGAACATTCCAAGTCCTAGAAGCAGCAATTTCTATGGAAGCCCCAGAGGTGTTGTTGCAATATCACAGTTTCCAGGCTCACCTCTTGCAAGTCCAATCTTGCCATCATCTCCAATTGGTGGAATGAGCCACCTGGGTCGGCGAAATGATGTAAGATTTTCTCAGGGTTCCAGTAGAAATGGAGGGATATATTCTGGATGGCAAGGTCAGAGAGGAGTAAATGGCTTTGATGATGCTAAAAGAAATACATTTCTGGAAGAACTAAAATCCAGCAATGCCAGGAAATTTGAGCTTTCCGATATTGTGGGACGAATAGTTGAATTCAG TGTGGATCAACATGGGAGTCGGTTCATTCAGCAGAAACTAGAAAATTGCAGTTTTGAAGATAAGGCAGCTGTTTTCAGTGAAGTTCTTCCTCATGCTTCGAAATTAATGACTGATGTGTTTGGGAACTATGTTATACAAAAG TTCTTTGAACATGGTAGACCCGAGCAGAGGAAAGAGCTTGCAGATCAACTCACTGGACAGATGTTGCAATTAAGTTTACAAATGTATGGATGCCGCGTGATTCAGAAG GCACTCGAGGTTATTGAGCTTGACCAAAAAACGATACTCGTTGAAGAGCTAGATGGACAGGTTATGAGATGTGTACGAGACCAAAATGGAAACCATGTAATACAGAAGTGTATCGAACGTGTGCCAACTGAAAGAATTGGGTTCATCATATCAGCATTTCGTGGTCAAGTGGCcactctttcaactcatccctATGGCTGTCGTGTTATCCAG AGAGTTTTGGAGCATTGCTGTGACGAAGGGCAAAGCCAGTGTATAGTGGATGAGATATTGGATTCGGCTTATCTACTTGCTCAAGACCAGTATGGCAATTATGTTACCCAG CATGTTTTGGAGAGGGGGAAACCCCAAGAGAGAAGCCAAATTATCAGCAAATTGACTGGAAACATTGTCCCACTGAGTCAGCACAAATATGCTTCCAATGTGGTTGAGAAGTGCTTAGAACACGGCGATGCTGCTGAAAGGGAACTGTTAGTTGAGGAAATCATTGGACAATCTGAGGAAAATGACAACCTGCTG GCAATGATGAAGGACCAGTATGCAAATTATGTGGTTCAGAAGATTCTTGAAGTTAGCAATGATAAGCATCGGGAAGTTCTACTTAGTCGGATAAAGGTTCATCTTCACGCCTTGAAGAAATATACTTATGGGAAGCACATAGTTGCTCGATTTGAGCAGCTATCAGTTGAAG ATGGCCAAGCCTTGGAGCCAAGCAGTTCCTGA
- the LOC115752675 gene encoding uncharacterized protein LOC115752675 isoform X2, which translates to MTNGSDDDALVSGDNFIGKLPDHLLIEIFVRVPVIEWAQISCVRKHWANLFRGECLWRAALVKSYPSASQAKRWPGPIPRGLSRRRFAALYISKQIFSIDGDMDEIVGHAYLFLKEQLELSTMPPPSGVLHGTMIDQFIACGKSRDVANELASQIWIAVLDNLEENEHTFLLLKRLAQEADVFLPYPYSRSVKVQWRVFEKLFTDFRDCFNHVDYYDILSCAKNRFQPIPSAWLGY; encoded by the exons ATGACAAATGGCAGTGATGATGATGCTTTAGTCTCAGGGGATAACTTTATTGGGAAGCTTCCTGACCATCTCTTGATAGAAATTTTCGTCCGGGTCCCTGTCATAGAGTGGGCACAGATATCTTGTGTTAGAAAGCATTGGGCAAACCTATTCCGCGGGGAATGCTTGTGGCGAGCTGCTCTTGTGAAGTCCTATCCTTCGGCTAGCCAAGCAAAACGGTGGCCAGGTCCAATCCCACGAGGGTTGAGCAGACG GAGATTTGCGGCTTTGTATATTAGTAAACAGATTTTTTCTATTGATGGAGATATGGATGAAATAGTGGGCCATGCTTATCTATTTTTGAAAGAGCAGCTTGAACTTTCAACAATGCCACCTCCTTCCGGTGTTCTTCATGGAACAATGATTG ATCAGTTCATAGCTTGTGGAAAGTCAAGAGACGTGGCAAATGAGCTTGCTTCACAGATTTGGATTGCTGTTCTTGACAATTTAGAGGAAAATGAGCACACCTTTCTCTTGCTAAAACGTCTCGCCCAAGAAGCTGAT GTATTTCTCCCATACCCTTATTCGAGATCAGTCAAGGTCCAGTGGAGAGTGTTCGAGAAGCTGTTCACCGATTTCCGCGACTGCTTCAATCACGTGGACTACTACGACATATTGTCGTGCGCCAAGAATAGGTTCCAACCGATCCCATCAGCTTGGCTAGGTTATTAG
- the LOC115752674 gene encoding pumilio homolog 5 isoform X1, producing MATEIPMRMVENGGARKCPSSRDHTTFRPPLKTTAAEELGSILRGHRVQGSEMGTMPNRSGSAPPSMEGSFAAIANLLARNNVNMDETLANLGSAIEDSEIEEKLRSDPAYVAYYCSHVNLNPRLPPPLISRENRRLVSHIGGLGNSWRLTSLDDSGNGSLHLSRGSLFTHNEEPEDEKSLSQNIEFGVESRIHMPIQNVVSSSGRHKSLVDLIQEDFPRTPSPVYNQTRSLSHVNEQSIDRDVHGIALDVSSFNITEVSKSNSGSIDVNAESSNLNPQEIELISNGETLHTPFASSPNVGEKFSTIHEDGTMKEINVGNEASIRGLDISGTDESNLKNAEEHAYRRSTPLQPASILNGTQHRGPVVHGQGSYQHPPARMERYAFGHPRSTHVEGQSTMHSPGLTPPLYTAASYINSNTFYPNLQMPGMFAPQYNMGGYALGSAVLPPYMAAYSPHSGFSLSAPALNGRGSGVSTGQGISNVGDAPHMNKMYGQYGLTFQPPFADPLPMSYFHHPLEDAYGAPSHFGHFSRGGVGGSMDSFASQNDVAFTSHLADQKLEFQPNGSLNIPSPRSSNFYGSPRGVVAISQFPGSPLASPILPSSPIGGMSHLGRRNDVRFSQGSSRNGGIYSGWQGQRGVNGFDDAKRNTFLEELKSSNARKFELSDIVGRIVEFSVDQHGSRFIQQKLENCSFEDKAAVFSEVLPHASKLMTDVFGNYVIQKFFEHGRPEQRKELADQLTGQMLQLSLQMYGCRVIQKALEVIELDQKTILVEELDGQVMRCVRDQNGNHVIQKCIERVPTERIGFIISAFRGQVATLSTHPYGCRVIQRVLEHCCDEGQSQCIVDEILDSAYLLAQDQYGNYVTQHVLERGKPQERSQIISKLTGNIVPLSQHKYASNVVEKCLEHGDAAERELLVEEIIGQSEENDNLLAMMKDQYANYVVQKILEVSNDKHREVLLSRIKVHLHALKKYTYGKHIVARFEQLSVEDGQALEPSSS from the exons ATGGCTACTGAAATCCCTATGAGGATGGTGGAAAATGGTGGGGCTAGAAAGTGCCCTTCTTCTAGGGATCATACGACTTTCAGACCTCCACTGAAGACCACGGCAGCGGAGGAATTAGGTTCTATTTTACGTGGGCATAGAGTACAGGGAAGTGAGATGGGAACTATGCCTAATCGAAGTGGTAGTGCACCACCTAGTATGGAGGGTTCATTTGCAGCTATTGCTAACCTTTTGGCGCGAAATAATGTGAATATGGATGAGACTTTGGCCAATCTTGGCAGCGCTATTGAAGATTCTGAGATTGAGGAAAAATTACGCTCTGACCCAGCATATGTTGCTTACTATTGCTCTCATGTTAATCTTAACCCTAGGCTCCCTCCACCTCTCATTTCAAGGGAAAACCGACGCCTGGTAAGCCATATTGGTGGCCTTGGAAATAGTTGGAGATTAACTTCCTTGGATGACAGTGGCAATGGATCTTTGCATCTGTCTAGAGGTTCCCTGTTTACTCATAATGAGGAGCCTGAAGATGAAAAGTCACTCTCACAAAATATTGAATTTGGGGTAGAAAGTAGAATTCATATGCCCATACAGAATGTGGTTTCTTCATCAGGTCGTCACAAGAGTCTGGTTGATTTGATACAG GAAGATTTCCCTCGTACGCCTTCTCCTGTGTATAATCAGACTCGTTCGTTGAGCCATGTGAACGAGCAATCAATAGATCGTGATGTCCATGGAATTGCACTggatgtttcttcttttaatatTACTGAAGTATCAAAATCGAATTCGGGCTCCATTGATGTAAATGCTGAGTCTTCTAACCTGAATCCACAGGAGATTGAGTTGATATCCAATGGTGAGACATTACATACTCCTTTTGCAAGTTCACCAAATGTTGGAGAGAAATTTTCGACCATACATGAAGATGGAACCATGAAAGAAATTAATGTAGGAAATGAGGCATCCATTAGGGGGTTGGATATTTCTGGAACAGATGAGAGTAATCTTAAGAATGCAGAAGAACATGCCTATAGGAGGAGCACTCCTTTGCAGCCTGCATCCATACTAAATGGCACTCAGCATCGAGGTCCAGTTGTTCATGGACAGGGGAGTTATCAACATCCACCGGCCCGAATGGAGAGATATGCTTTTGGGCACCCTAGGTCCACTCATGTTGAGGGACAATCAACGATGCACTCACCTGGGCTCACACCTCCATTATATACAGCGGCATCATATATCAATTCCAATACGTTTTATCCTAATCTTCAGATGCCAGGTATGTTTGCTCCACAGTATAATATGGGTGGCTATGCCCTGGGTTCTGCAGTTCTTCCTCCATATATGGCTGCATACTCTCCGCATAGTGGCTTTTCCTTGTCGGCTCCAGCCTTAAATGGTCGAGGAAGTGGGGTGTCCACAGGACAAGGAATCTCAAATGTAGGTGATGCACCTCATATGAACAAGATGTATGGACAGTATGGTTTGACATTTCAACCACCCTTTGCGGATCCTCTCCCAATGTCTTATTTTCATCATCCGCTTGAAGATGCTTACGGTGCTCCATCTCACTTTGGTCATTTTTCTAGAGGTGGTGTTGGGGGTTCTATGGATTCATTTGCATCTCAAAATGATGTAGCCTTTACATCGCATTTAGCAGATCAGAAGCTAGAGTTTCAACCTAATGGGAGTTTGAACATTCCAAGTCCTAGAAGCAGCAATTTCTATGGAAGCCCCAGAGGTGTTGTTGCAATATCACAGTTTCCAGGCTCACCTCTTGCAAGTCCAATCTTGCCATCATCTCCAATTGGTGGAATGAGCCACCTGGGTCGGCGAAATGATGTAAGATTTTCTCAGGGTTCCAGTAGAAATGGAGGGATATATTCTGGATGGCAAGGTCAGAGAGGAGTAAATGGCTTTGATGATGCTAAAAGAAATACATTTCTGGAAGAACTAAAATCCAGCAATGCCAGGAAATTTGAGCTTTCCGATATTGTGGGACGAATAGTTGAATTCAG TGTGGATCAACATGGGAGTCGGTTCATTCAGCAGAAACTAGAAAATTGCAGTTTTGAAGATAAGGCAGCTGTTTTCAGTGAAGTTCTTCCTCATGCTTCGAAATTAATGACTGATGTGTTTGGGAACTATGTTATACAAAAG TTCTTTGAACATGGTAGACCCGAGCAGAGGAAAGAGCTTGCAGATCAACTCACTGGACAGATGTTGCAATTAAGTTTACAAATGTATGGATGCCGCGTGATTCAGAAG GCACTCGAGGTTATTGAGCTTGACCAAAAAACGATACTCGTTGAAGAGCTAGATGGACAGGTTATGAGATGTGTACGAGACCAAAATGGAAACCATGTAATACAGAAGTGTATCGAACGTGTGCCAACTGAAAGAATTGGGTTCATCATATCAGCATTTCGTGGTCAAGTGGCcactctttcaactcatccctATGGCTGTCGTGTTATCCAG AGAGTTTTGGAGCATTGCTGTGACGAAGGGCAAAGCCAGTGTATAGTGGATGAGATATTGGATTCGGCTTATCTACTTGCTCAAGACCAGTATGGCAATTATGTTACCCAG CATGTTTTGGAGAGGGGGAAACCCCAAGAGAGAAGCCAAATTATCAGCAAATTGACTGGAAACATTGTCCCACTGAGTCAGCACAAATATGCTTCCAATGTGGTTGAGAAGTGCTTAGAACACGGCGATGCTGCTGAAAGGGAACTGTTAGTTGAGGAAATCATTGGACAATCTGAGGAAAATGACAACCTGCTG GCAATGATGAAGGACCAGTATGCAAATTATGTGGTTCAGAAGATTCTTGAAGTTAGCAATGATAAGCATCGGGAAGTTCTACTTAGTCGGATAAAGGTTCATCTTCACGCCTTGAAGAAATATACTTATGGGAAGCACATAGTTGCTCGATTTGAGCAGCTATCAGTTGAAG ATGGCCAAGCCTTGGAGCCAAGCAGTTCCTGA
- the LOC115752675 gene encoding uncharacterized protein LOC115752675 isoform X1: MTNGSDDDALVSGDNFIGKLPDHLLIEIFVRVPVIEWAQISCVRKHWANLFRGECLWRAALVKSYPSASQAKRWPGPIPRGLSRRRFAALYISKQIFSIDGDMDEIVGHAYLFLKEQLELSTMPPPSGVLHGTMIALLADQFIACGKSRDVANELASQIWIAVLDNLEENEHTFLLLKRLAQEADVFLPYPYSRSVKVQWRVFEKLFTDFRDCFNHVDYYDILSCAKNRFQPIPSAWLGY; the protein is encoded by the exons ATGACAAATGGCAGTGATGATGATGCTTTAGTCTCAGGGGATAACTTTATTGGGAAGCTTCCTGACCATCTCTTGATAGAAATTTTCGTCCGGGTCCCTGTCATAGAGTGGGCACAGATATCTTGTGTTAGAAAGCATTGGGCAAACCTATTCCGCGGGGAATGCTTGTGGCGAGCTGCTCTTGTGAAGTCCTATCCTTCGGCTAGCCAAGCAAAACGGTGGCCAGGTCCAATCCCACGAGGGTTGAGCAGACG GAGATTTGCGGCTTTGTATATTAGTAAACAGATTTTTTCTATTGATGGAGATATGGATGAAATAGTGGGCCATGCTTATCTATTTTTGAAAGAGCAGCTTGAACTTTCAACAATGCCACCTCCTTCCGGTGTTCTTCATGGAACAATGATTG CCCTGTTGGCAGATCAGTTCATAGCTTGTGGAAAGTCAAGAGACGTGGCAAATGAGCTTGCTTCACAGATTTGGATTGCTGTTCTTGACAATTTAGAGGAAAATGAGCACACCTTTCTCTTGCTAAAACGTCTCGCCCAAGAAGCTGAT GTATTTCTCCCATACCCTTATTCGAGATCAGTCAAGGTCCAGTGGAGAGTGTTCGAGAAGCTGTTCACCGATTTCCGCGACTGCTTCAATCACGTGGACTACTACGACATATTGTCGTGCGCCAAGAATAGGTTCCAACCGATCCCATCAGCTTGGCTAGGTTATTAG